A section of the Delphinus delphis chromosome 1, mDelDel1.2, whole genome shotgun sequence genome encodes:
- the SCNM1 gene encoding sodium channel modifier 1, which yields MSFKREGDDWSQLNVLKKRRVGDLLASYIPEDEALMLRDGRFACAICPHRPVLDTLAMLTAHRAGKKHLSSLQLFYGKKQPGKGMEQNPREQNELRREETKVEAPLLTQTRLITQNALHRAPHYNSCCRRKYRPEALRPSVSHSPLPPPEVEPQGGKISREPEPEAGSQTKESATVSSPAPMSPTRKRALDHYLTLRSSGWIPDGRGRWVKDENVEFDSDEEEPPDLPLD from the exons ATGTCTTTCAAGAGGGAAGGGGATGATTGGAGTCAACTCAACGTGCTCAAA AAACGAAGAGTTGGGGATCTGCTGGCTAGTTATATCCCAGAGGATGAGGCACTGATGCTACGGGATGGACG ctTTGCTTGTGCCATATGTCCCCATCGACCTGTACTGGACACTCTGGCCATGCTGACTGCCCACCGTGCAGGCAAGAAGCATCTGTCCA gCCTGCAGCTTTTCTATGGCAAGAAGCAGCCAGGAAAGGGCATGGAGCAGAATCCAAGAGAGCAGAATGAACTAAGGAGGGAAGAGACCAAAGTGGAG GCTCCTCTGTTAACCCAGACTCGACTTATCACCCAGAATGCTCTGCACAGAGCTCCTCACTATAACAGTTGCTGCCGCCGGAAGTACAG ACCAGAAGCCCTTCGTCCCTCTGTCTCTCATTCCCCTTTGCCACCCCCAGAGGTTGAACCCCAAGGTGGGAAGATCAGTAGAGAACCTGAGCCTGAGGCTGGCTCACAGACCAAGGAGTCAGCAACTGTCTCATCCCCTGCACCTATGAGCCCCACAAGAAAACGGGCCCTGGATCATTACCTCACCCTTCGAAG CTCTGGATGGATCCCAGATGGACGAGGTCGATGGGTAAAAGATGAAAATGTTGAGTTTGACTCTGATGAAGAGGAACCCCCTGATCTCCCCTTGGACTGA
- the TMOD4 gene encoding tropomodulin-4: protein MSSYQKELEKYRDIDEDEILRTLSPEELEQLDCELQEMDPENMLLPAGLRQRDQTKKSPTGPLDREALLQYLEQQALEVKERDDLVPYTGEKKGKPYIQPKREIPAQEQITLEPELEEALAHATDAEMCDIAAILGMYTLMSNKQYYDAICSGEICNTEGISSVVQPDKYKPVPDEPPNPTNIEEILKSVRSNDKELEEVNLNNIQDIPIPMLTELCEAMKTNTHVRSFSLVATRSGDPVASAVADMLRENRSLQSLNIESNFISSTGLMAVLKAVRENATLTELRVDNQRQWPGDAVEMEMATVLEQCPSIVRFGYHFTQQGPRTRAAQAMTRNNELRRQQKKR from the exons ATGTCATCGTATCAGAAGGAACTGGAGAAATACAGAGACATAGATGAAGATGAGATCCTAAGGACCTTGAGCCCTGAGGAGCTAGAGCAGCTGGACTGCGAGCTACAGGAGATGGACCCCGAG AACATGCTCCTGCCAGCTGGACTAAGACAACGTGACCAGACAAAGAAGAGCCCAACGGGGCCGCTGGACCGAGAGGCCCTTTTGCAGTACCTGGAACAGCAGGCACTAGAGGTCAAAGAGCGTGATGACTTGGTTCCCTACACAGGCGAGAAGAAGG GGAAACCCTATATTCAGCCCAAGAGAGAAATTCCAGCCCAGGAGCAGATCACTCTGGAGCCTGAGCTGGAGGAGGCACTGGCCCATGCCACAGATGCTGAGATGTGTGATATAGCAG CCATTCTGGGCATGTACACACTGATGAGCAACAAGCAATACTATGATGCTATCTGCAGCGGAGAAATCTGCAACACTGAAGGCATTAGCA GTGTGGTGCAGCCTGACAAGTATAAGCCAGTGCCAGATGAGCCCCCAAATCCCACAAACATTGAGGAGATACTGAAGAGTGTTCGAAGCAATGACAAGGAGCTGGAGGAGGTGAACCTCAATAATATCCAG GACATCCCGATACCCATGCTAACTGAGCTGTGTGAAGCAATGAAGACAAATACCCATGTCCGGAGCTTCAGTCTGGTGGCCACAAGGAGTGGTGACCCCGTTGCCAGT GCGGTGGCTGACATGTTGCGTGAGAATCGTAGCCTCCAGAGCCTGAACATTGAATCCAACTTCATTAGCAGCACAGGGCTCATGGCTGTGCTGAAGGCAGTTCGGGAGAATGCCACACTCACTGAGCTCCGCGTAGACAACCAG cgCCAGTGGCCTGGCGAcgcagtggagatggagatggcCACCGTGCTTGAACAGTGCCCCTCCATTGTCCGCTTTGGCTACCACTTTACACAGCAGGGGCCACGAACTCGGGCAGCCCAGGCCATGACCCGGAACAATGAACTGC GTCGCCAGCAAAAGAAGAGATAA